A region from the Brassica napus cultivar Da-Ae chromosome C8, Da-Ae, whole genome shotgun sequence genome encodes:
- the LOC106375484 gene encoding uncharacterized protein At4g15970 isoform X1, giving the protein MLGFLRHKKTQYIYIYIASLLNLCSSHNIEKISFNVTINSLNLQQVKEMLWQPQAKWREFKWAVSLLLLTVLLYVVVYHSASLVPNFPASVAPVVAEKQEINNIDSIESEDMINLEGILKEASMKDKKTVIMTLMNQAWAEPNSTFDVFLESFRIGNGTSKLLPHIVVMCLDDKAYSRCLDVLPRRCILLRTAGVDFSGENRYMVGDYVKMMWRRIKFLGSLLKLGYNFLFTDMDTIWLRDPFPRLVADVDFQAACNLFFNGNFSDRQHNEVNGGFKFVTANHRTIKLYKYWYKSRLRFPGKHDQDVLNYIRSDQYINKIGLDMRFIDTVDVGSFCQPNWDITKVSVLHGNCCIGQSNKVKDLRQFLEDWTIFFCNGNRERSFRQPMNCRRSVGWRPPRKHKRRG; this is encoded by the exons ATGCTAGGGTTTCTAAGACACAagaaaacacaatatatatatatatatattgcctCTCTCCTAAATCTATGTAGCAGCCATAATATTGAGAAAATCAG CTTTAACGTCACCATCAACAGTCTAAATTTACAGCAGGTAAAAGAGATGCTGTGGCAACCTCAAGCAAAGTGGAGGGAGTTTAAATGGGCTGTTTCTCTACTGCTTTTGACAGTTCTGCTGTATGTAGTTGTCTACCATTCGGCATCACTTGTTCCAAACTTTCCTGCGTCTGTGGCGCCAGTGGTGGCAGAGAAACAAGAAATTAACAACATTGATAGC ATTGAGTCAGAAGATATGATAAATTTGGAGGGAATTTTGAAGGAAGCATCGATGAAGGACAAGAAGACGGTAATAATGACATTGATGAACCAGGCCTGGGCGGAGCCAAATTCGACGTTCGATGTGTTTCTTGAGAGCTTTCGAATAGGCAATGGGACTAGTAAGCTACTCCCCCACATCGTGGTGATGTGTTTGGACGATAAAGCCTACTCACGGTGCTTGGATGTCTTGCCTCGCCGTTGCATCTTGCTAAGGACTGCCGGAGTTGATTTCTCCGGCGAGAACCGGTACATGGTAGGAGATTATGTCAAGATGATGTGGCGTCGAATCAAGTTCTTGGGTTCTTTGCTTAAGCTTGGATATAACTTCCTCTTCACG GACATGGATACAATTTGGCTCCGTGATCCATTTCCTCGATTAGTTGCGGATGTCGATTTTCAGGCCGCTTGCAATCTATTTTTCAACGGAAATTTCAGCGACAGGCAGCACAATGAAGTCAATGGCGGATTCAAATTCGTCACGGCGAATCACAGAACAATCAAGTTATACAAATATTGGTATAAGTCCAGACTAAGGTTCCCTGGCAAACACGATCAAGACGTGCTTAACTATATCAGAAGCGATCAATACATTAACAAAATCGGGCTCGACATGAGGTTTATAGATACAGTCGATGTTGGTAGTTTCTGCCAACCAAACTGGGATATTACCAAAGTCAGCGTACTGCATGGGAATTGTTGCATTGGACAGAGTAACAAGGTCAAGGATTTGAGACAATTTCTTGAAGATTGGACGATATTTTTTTGCAATGGAAACCGGGAAAGAAGTTTTCGACAGCCGATGAATTGCCGGAGAAGTGTGGGATGGAGGCCTCCTAGAAAGCACAAAAGGAGGGGTTAA
- the LOC106375484 gene encoding uncharacterized protein At4g15970 isoform X2: MLWQPQAKWREFKWAVSLLLLTVLLYVVVYHSASLVPNFPASVAPVVAEKQEINNIDSIESEDMINLEGILKEASMKDKKTVIMTLMNQAWAEPNSTFDVFLESFRIGNGTSKLLPHIVVMCLDDKAYSRCLDVLPRRCILLRTAGVDFSGENRYMVGDYVKMMWRRIKFLGSLLKLGYNFLFTDMDTIWLRDPFPRLVADVDFQAACNLFFNGNFSDRQHNEVNGGFKFVTANHRTIKLYKYWYKSRLRFPGKHDQDVLNYIRSDQYINKIGLDMRFIDTVDVGSFCQPNWDITKVSVLHGNCCIGQSNKVKDLRQFLEDWTIFFCNGNRERSFRQPMNCRRSVGWRPPRKHKRRG, encoded by the exons ATGCTGTGGCAACCTCAAGCAAAGTGGAGGGAGTTTAAATGGGCTGTTTCTCTACTGCTTTTGACAGTTCTGCTGTATGTAGTTGTCTACCATTCGGCATCACTTGTTCCAAACTTTCCTGCGTCTGTGGCGCCAGTGGTGGCAGAGAAACAAGAAATTAACAACATTGATAGC ATTGAGTCAGAAGATATGATAAATTTGGAGGGAATTTTGAAGGAAGCATCGATGAAGGACAAGAAGACGGTAATAATGACATTGATGAACCAGGCCTGGGCGGAGCCAAATTCGACGTTCGATGTGTTTCTTGAGAGCTTTCGAATAGGCAATGGGACTAGTAAGCTACTCCCCCACATCGTGGTGATGTGTTTGGACGATAAAGCCTACTCACGGTGCTTGGATGTCTTGCCTCGCCGTTGCATCTTGCTAAGGACTGCCGGAGTTGATTTCTCCGGCGAGAACCGGTACATGGTAGGAGATTATGTCAAGATGATGTGGCGTCGAATCAAGTTCTTGGGTTCTTTGCTTAAGCTTGGATATAACTTCCTCTTCACG GACATGGATACAATTTGGCTCCGTGATCCATTTCCTCGATTAGTTGCGGATGTCGATTTTCAGGCCGCTTGCAATCTATTTTTCAACGGAAATTTCAGCGACAGGCAGCACAATGAAGTCAATGGCGGATTCAAATTCGTCACGGCGAATCACAGAACAATCAAGTTATACAAATATTGGTATAAGTCCAGACTAAGGTTCCCTGGCAAACACGATCAAGACGTGCTTAACTATATCAGAAGCGATCAATACATTAACAAAATCGGGCTCGACATGAGGTTTATAGATACAGTCGATGTTGGTAGTTTCTGCCAACCAAACTGGGATATTACCAAAGTCAGCGTACTGCATGGGAATTGTTGCATTGGACAGAGTAACAAGGTCAAGGATTTGAGACAATTTCTTGAAGATTGGACGATATTTTTTTGCAATGGAAACCGGGAAAGAAGTTTTCGACAGCCGATGAATTGCCGGAGAAGTGTGGGATGGAGGCCTCCTAGAAAGCACAAAAGGAGGGGTTAA
- the LOC106375491 gene encoding UDP-N-acetylglucosamine diphosphorylase 1-like isoform X2, with protein MGAASMERENGAVAAAAAATTEMLSPPRVNSPRQALVERLKDYGQEDVFALLDELSPDERDFLVRDIENLDLPRIDRIIRCSLHSQGLPVAAIEPVPENWVATVDRRTMEDREKWWKMGLKTIYEGKLGVVLLSGGQGTRLGISDPKGCFNIGLPSGKSLFQIQAERILCVQRLAAQVVSEGPTRPVTIHWYIMTSPFTDEATRKYFSSHKYFGLEPDQISFFQQGTLPCISKDGKFIMETPFSLAKAPDGNGGVYAALKSSRLLEDMASRGIKYVDCYGVDNVLVRVADPTFLGYFIDKGAASAAKVVRKAYPQEQVGVFVRRGKGGPLTVVEYSELDQPMASAINQRTGRLQYCWSNVCLNMFTLDFLNQVATGLEKDGVYHLAEKKIPSMNGYTMGLKLEQFIFDSFPYAPSTALFEVLREEEFAPVKNANGSNFDTPESARLSVLRLHTRWVIAAGGFLTHSVPLYATGVEVSPLCSYAGENLEAICRGRTFHAPCEISL; from the exons atgggagcAGCGTCCATGGAGAGAGAAAATGGTGCTGtagcggcggcggcggcggcgacgACGGAGATGTTATCTCCTCCTCGGGTGAATTCGCCGCGTCAAGCATTGGTTGAGAGATTGAAAGATTATGGACAAGAAGATGTTTTCGCTCTTTTGGATGAGCTCTCACCAGACGAGCGAGATTTCCTTGTCAGAGATATCGAG AACTTGGATCTTCCAAGAATAGATCGGATCATCAGATGCTCACTTCACTCTCAAG GTTTGCCTGTGGCGGCGATCGAGCCAGTGCCCGAGAACTGGGTCGCTACGGTAGATAGAAGAACAATGGAAGACAGAGAGAAATGGTGGAAGATGGGATTAAAGACTATCTATGAAGGCAAATTAGGAGTTGTGCTTTTGTCTGGTGGACAG GGAACAAGGCTTGGAATTTCAGATCCCAAAGGATGTTTCA ACATTGGACTACCGTCAGGGAAGTCGCTCTTTCAGATTCAAGCAGAGAGAATCTTGTGTGTCCAAAGACTTGCTGCTCAAGTAGTGAGTGAAG GTCCAACTCGGCCAGTAACAATACACTGGTATATTATGACTAGTCCATTTACTGATGAGGCGACACGAAAGTATTTCTCAAGTCACAAGTACTTTGGCCTTGAACCAGATCAA ATTAGTTTCTTCCAACAAGGTACGTTGCCTTGCATTTCAAAGGATGGGAAGTTTATCATGGAGACACCTTTCAGT CTAGCTAAAGCTCCAGATGGTAACGGGGGAGTCTATGCTG CTCTTAAGTCTTCAAGGTTATTAGAGGATATGGCTTCTAGGGGAATCAAATATGTAGACTGCTATGGCGTCGACAATGTTTTG GTTCGAGTAGCTGATCCTACTTTCCTAGGATACTTTATCGACAAAGGTGCTGCTTCTGCTGCAAAAGTTGTGCGGAAG GCATACCCTCAAGAACAGGTTGGAGTATTTGTTAGAAGAGGAAAAGGTGGACCGTTGACTGTAGTTGAGTACAGTGAGCTAGATCAGCCAATGGCTTCTGCTATTAATCAACGAACAGGACGTCTTCAATATTGCTGGAGTAAC GTGTGCTTAAACATGTTCACGTTAGACTTTCTAAATCAAGTAGCGACCGGCCTAGAAAAAGACGGCGT CTACCATTTGGCAGAGAAGAAGATACCGTCTATGAATGGATACACAATGGGACTGAAACTAGAACAATTCATTTTCGATTCGTTTCCTTATGCTCCTTCAACCGCACTCTTTGAG GTgttaagagaagaagagttTGCACCAGTGAAGAATGCAAATGGGTCGAACTTTGACACACCGGAAAGTGCGAGGCTTTCGGTACTAAGACTACACACACGTTGGGTCATAGCAGCTGGTGGATTTCTTACACATTCTGTGCCTTTATATGCAACtg GTGTTGAGGTTTCACCGTTGTGCTCGTACGCGGGAGAAAATCTTGAAGCTATTTGTCGTGGAAGAACGTTTCATGCACCTTGTGAAATATCCCTCTAa
- the LOC106375491 gene encoding UDP-N-acetylglucosamine diphosphorylase 1-like isoform X1, with product MGAASMERENGAVAAAAAATTEMLSPPRVNSPRQALVERLKDYGQEDVFALLDELSPDERDFLVRDIENLDLPRIDRIIRCSLHSQGLPVAAIEPVPENWVATVDRRTMEDREKWWKMGLKTIYEGKLGVVLLSGGQGTRLGISDPKGCFNIGLPSGKSLFQIQAERILCVQRLAAQVVSEGGPTRPVTIHWYIMTSPFTDEATRKYFSSHKYFGLEPDQISFFQQGTLPCISKDGKFIMETPFSLAKAPDGNGGVYAALKSSRLLEDMASRGIKYVDCYGVDNVLVRVADPTFLGYFIDKGAASAAKVVRKAYPQEQVGVFVRRGKGGPLTVVEYSELDQPMASAINQRTGRLQYCWSNVCLNMFTLDFLNQVATGLEKDGVYHLAEKKIPSMNGYTMGLKLEQFIFDSFPYAPSTALFEVLREEEFAPVKNANGSNFDTPESARLSVLRLHTRWVIAAGGFLTHSVPLYATGVEVSPLCSYAGENLEAICRGRTFHAPCEISL from the exons atgggagcAGCGTCCATGGAGAGAGAAAATGGTGCTGtagcggcggcggcggcggcgacgACGGAGATGTTATCTCCTCCTCGGGTGAATTCGCCGCGTCAAGCATTGGTTGAGAGATTGAAAGATTATGGACAAGAAGATGTTTTCGCTCTTTTGGATGAGCTCTCACCAGACGAGCGAGATTTCCTTGTCAGAGATATCGAG AACTTGGATCTTCCAAGAATAGATCGGATCATCAGATGCTCACTTCACTCTCAAG GTTTGCCTGTGGCGGCGATCGAGCCAGTGCCCGAGAACTGGGTCGCTACGGTAGATAGAAGAACAATGGAAGACAGAGAGAAATGGTGGAAGATGGGATTAAAGACTATCTATGAAGGCAAATTAGGAGTTGTGCTTTTGTCTGGTGGACAG GGAACAAGGCTTGGAATTTCAGATCCCAAAGGATGTTTCA ACATTGGACTACCGTCAGGGAAGTCGCTCTTTCAGATTCAAGCAGAGAGAATCTTGTGTGTCCAAAGACTTGCTGCTCAAGTAGTGAGTGAAGGTG GTCCAACTCGGCCAGTAACAATACACTGGTATATTATGACTAGTCCATTTACTGATGAGGCGACACGAAAGTATTTCTCAAGTCACAAGTACTTTGGCCTTGAACCAGATCAA ATTAGTTTCTTCCAACAAGGTACGTTGCCTTGCATTTCAAAGGATGGGAAGTTTATCATGGAGACACCTTTCAGT CTAGCTAAAGCTCCAGATGGTAACGGGGGAGTCTATGCTG CTCTTAAGTCTTCAAGGTTATTAGAGGATATGGCTTCTAGGGGAATCAAATATGTAGACTGCTATGGCGTCGACAATGTTTTG GTTCGAGTAGCTGATCCTACTTTCCTAGGATACTTTATCGACAAAGGTGCTGCTTCTGCTGCAAAAGTTGTGCGGAAG GCATACCCTCAAGAACAGGTTGGAGTATTTGTTAGAAGAGGAAAAGGTGGACCGTTGACTGTAGTTGAGTACAGTGAGCTAGATCAGCCAATGGCTTCTGCTATTAATCAACGAACAGGACGTCTTCAATATTGCTGGAGTAAC GTGTGCTTAAACATGTTCACGTTAGACTTTCTAAATCAAGTAGCGACCGGCCTAGAAAAAGACGGCGT CTACCATTTGGCAGAGAAGAAGATACCGTCTATGAATGGATACACAATGGGACTGAAACTAGAACAATTCATTTTCGATTCGTTTCCTTATGCTCCTTCAACCGCACTCTTTGAG GTgttaagagaagaagagttTGCACCAGTGAAGAATGCAAATGGGTCGAACTTTGACACACCGGAAAGTGCGAGGCTTTCGGTACTAAGACTACACACACGTTGGGTCATAGCAGCTGGTGGATTTCTTACACATTCTGTGCCTTTATATGCAACtg GTGTTGAGGTTTCACCGTTGTGCTCGTACGCGGGAGAAAATCTTGAAGCTATTTGTCGTGGAAGAACGTTTCATGCACCTTGTGAAATATCCCTCTAa
- the LOC106375491 gene encoding UDP-N-acetylglucosamine diphosphorylase 1-like isoform X3 → MGAASMERENGAVAAAAAATTEMLSPPRVNSPRQALVERLKDYGQEDVFALLDELSPDERDFLVRDIENLDLPRIDRIIRCSLHSQGLPVAAIEPVPENWVATVDRRTMEDREKWWKMGLKTIYEGKLGVVLLSGGQGTRLGISDPKGCFNIGLPSGKSLFQIQAERILCVQRLAAQVVSEGGPTRPVTIHWYIMTSPFTDEATRKYFSSHKYFGLEPDQISFFQQGTLPCISKDGKFIMETPFSLAKAPDGNGGVYAALKSSRLLEDMASRGIKYVDCYGVDNVLVRVADPTFLGYFIDKGAASAAKVVRKVGVFVRRGKGGPLTVVEYSELDQPMASAINQRTGRLQYCWSNVCLNMFTLDFLNQVATGLEKDGVYHLAEKKIPSMNGYTMGLKLEQFIFDSFPYAPSTALFEVLREEEFAPVKNANGSNFDTPESARLSVLRLHTRWVIAAGGFLTHSVPLYATGVEVSPLCSYAGENLEAICRGRTFHAPCEISL, encoded by the exons atgggagcAGCGTCCATGGAGAGAGAAAATGGTGCTGtagcggcggcggcggcggcgacgACGGAGATGTTATCTCCTCCTCGGGTGAATTCGCCGCGTCAAGCATTGGTTGAGAGATTGAAAGATTATGGACAAGAAGATGTTTTCGCTCTTTTGGATGAGCTCTCACCAGACGAGCGAGATTTCCTTGTCAGAGATATCGAG AACTTGGATCTTCCAAGAATAGATCGGATCATCAGATGCTCACTTCACTCTCAAG GTTTGCCTGTGGCGGCGATCGAGCCAGTGCCCGAGAACTGGGTCGCTACGGTAGATAGAAGAACAATGGAAGACAGAGAGAAATGGTGGAAGATGGGATTAAAGACTATCTATGAAGGCAAATTAGGAGTTGTGCTTTTGTCTGGTGGACAG GGAACAAGGCTTGGAATTTCAGATCCCAAAGGATGTTTCA ACATTGGACTACCGTCAGGGAAGTCGCTCTTTCAGATTCAAGCAGAGAGAATCTTGTGTGTCCAAAGACTTGCTGCTCAAGTAGTGAGTGAAGGTG GTCCAACTCGGCCAGTAACAATACACTGGTATATTATGACTAGTCCATTTACTGATGAGGCGACACGAAAGTATTTCTCAAGTCACAAGTACTTTGGCCTTGAACCAGATCAA ATTAGTTTCTTCCAACAAGGTACGTTGCCTTGCATTTCAAAGGATGGGAAGTTTATCATGGAGACACCTTTCAGT CTAGCTAAAGCTCCAGATGGTAACGGGGGAGTCTATGCTG CTCTTAAGTCTTCAAGGTTATTAGAGGATATGGCTTCTAGGGGAATCAAATATGTAGACTGCTATGGCGTCGACAATGTTTTG GTTCGAGTAGCTGATCCTACTTTCCTAGGATACTTTATCGACAAAGGTGCTGCTTCTGCTGCAAAAGTTGTGCGGAAG GTTGGAGTATTTGTTAGAAGAGGAAAAGGTGGACCGTTGACTGTAGTTGAGTACAGTGAGCTAGATCAGCCAATGGCTTCTGCTATTAATCAACGAACAGGACGTCTTCAATATTGCTGGAGTAAC GTGTGCTTAAACATGTTCACGTTAGACTTTCTAAATCAAGTAGCGACCGGCCTAGAAAAAGACGGCGT CTACCATTTGGCAGAGAAGAAGATACCGTCTATGAATGGATACACAATGGGACTGAAACTAGAACAATTCATTTTCGATTCGTTTCCTTATGCTCCTTCAACCGCACTCTTTGAG GTgttaagagaagaagagttTGCACCAGTGAAGAATGCAAATGGGTCGAACTTTGACACACCGGAAAGTGCGAGGCTTTCGGTACTAAGACTACACACACGTTGGGTCATAGCAGCTGGTGGATTTCTTACACATTCTGTGCCTTTATATGCAACtg GTGTTGAGGTTTCACCGTTGTGCTCGTACGCGGGAGAAAATCTTGAAGCTATTTGTCGTGGAAGAACGTTTCATGCACCTTGTGAAATATCCCTCTAa